The Leptospira ellinghausenii genome contains the following window.
TAACTTCTTCATAGAATACACGAGCACTATCTTCATCCGTAAAATACCCGTATTTATAACCCCAATACGTCCAACATCCAGCCAAACGGTGGAATACTTGTTTGGAGTCTGATTCTCCTACGTAACGGTCTTCGGGGTTTAGAGCAATGAGTTTCTCATCATCAGGAACAGAACGTTGTAACCATTCTGGGATACCTTTTTCTGCGACTTTTTTCAGGTACTTCGGAACACCTTTCCGGCGGAAGTACTTCTGCGCGAGGATATCAGTAGCCACTTGCGACCAAAAATCGGGAACTTCGACGCCGTTTGCTTCAAACACAACCGACCCGTCCGTATTCGTTATCTTTGAGTCCTTACGAACCCATGTCAAATTCGGGTATAAACCCTTGTTCCCTTTGGTAAAATGCCTCTCAATCTTCATGCAAGAACCCCATCTCAAACAACATATAAAATTTCTATTTTTTCCTCAAACCAGGAGCGGAGAGGATTATGTCACAATGAAGGAATCTTAAGTTGGAAACATCCATTTTTTCAAACAAAGGGATCGGATTTTTTAGAATTTTTGCAAATTTTCTCGTCGCTATGACATAATTTTTTCCTTGACCTAGCGGGCTTTCTCCGTAGCATGGTCACAGATTCGAGATTCCCCTTTAGCTCAGTCGGTAGAGCAAATGACTGTTAATCATTGGGTCGCTGGTTCGAGCCCAGCAGGGGGAGCGGTCTTTTCCATTTCGCACTTTGGCATCCGATCGAATTCCTCAATTTTCCGGCTTATCCCTAAAAATTTCCACCAATTTTCTTAAAATACACTGTTCACTCCCTCAATTGAAGTCATTTTTCCCTCTCTTTACCGTTCTCTTTTTGGTATTTACAACAAATGAAGTGAGATCAGAACCTCAATCTTCAATCCACTCTGGTCTATTCCAATCAGAACAAATCCTACTCATAGTGGGAAATCCTGGAGAAACCCAAGGAGAACTTCACTTTTACGGTGTAGAAGAGGGAGATTGGAAACTTTTGTATCCTGTGGTACCTGTATGGTTTGGTAGGAATGGACTCATCCCTGAGGAACAAAAACGAGAAGGTGATGGATTCACACCTTACGGAAGTTTTCCGATTCGGAGAATCCTTGGTAAAGACAAAAGATCCATTCGTAATTTAGAATACACTCAAATACGAAAAAATGACCATTGGAGTGATGTTACCACTTCAAAACATTACAACCAATTGATTCGAAAAAAAGAGAAGGGTGCCGCATCCTTGTGGAATTCTTCTAATTACCAACTGTTTATTGTTATTGAACACAATACGAATCCAAGTATCCCTGGTTATGGAAGTATGATTTTTATCCACCCTTGGGAAGAAACCAAACCAACGTCAGGTTGTGTTGGAGTTAAACTTGTTGATTTGCAGGAAATTATAGAACAATTTGATGGTGCTAAAAATCCTTATATACTCATCATTCCATCACAAAAAAGCCGGTAATTCGTAAAAATTACCGGC
Protein-coding sequences here:
- a CDS encoding L,D-transpeptidase family protein; the encoded protein is MRSEPQSSIHSGLFQSEQILLIVGNPGETQGELHFYGVEEGDWKLLYPVVPVWFGRNGLIPEEQKREGDGFTPYGSFPIRRILGKDKRSIRNLEYTQIRKNDHWSDVTTSKHYNQLIRKKEKGAASLWNSSNYQLFIVIEHNTNPSIPGYGSMIFIHPWEETKPTSGCVGVKLVDLQEIIEQFDGAKNPYILIIPSQKSR